A region of the Mycobacterium sp. NBC_00419 genome:
TGTCAGCGCACCCTTCCAGTCCGCCTGCTCGCGGATGTGGGTGCAGGTGCCGTCCAAACCGTATGTCCAGCCGTGGAATCCGCAGACGAAGGATTTGCGGGCCCGCCCCACGGCGTTGCGGGCACCGGCGGGCGTGTCGACCAGCTTGCGGCCGCGGTGCATGCACACGTTGTGGTGGGCAGAAAACTCGGTTGGCCCGGTTCGCACCACGATGATCGAGTCGTCGAGGATGTCGTAGGTCAGGTAGCTGCCAACCTCGGGCAGATCCTCGACGCGGCCGACCTGCTGCCAGACCTTGCGCCACAGCCGATCTCGTTCGGCGCGGGCGTAATCCGGTGAGGTGTAGGCCGCCACGCCGATGGTCATCGGCTCCGCGAGCTCTTCGTCCATCAGATCCTCCGGATGTCTCTTCGGAAGGACTCGTCCTTCAGGAACAGCGAGGTGTTGTCGGCGCCGAGATGGCTCCACTTGAGGTCCAGGCCGCCGTCGACGAGCAACGTCTGGCCGGTGATGTAGCTGGACAGGTCGGACAGCAGAAACAGGATCGCGCCGGCCTGCTCCTCGGGTCGTCCGCGCCGCCCCATCGCGATGGCGGCCCGGTCCCGTTCGGGATCGTCGCCGGTGTAGGTGCGCGACGCCGCGGTCTCGGTGACGCCAGGCGCGACGGCGTTGACCCGGATGTCGTCGAGCGCCAGTTCGAGCGCCATGGTGCGGGTGGCGGCCACGATCGCGGCCTTGGCCGTGCCGTAGGCCACGTGGAACGGGGCGGTGTTCATCCCGCTGATCGAGGAGATCGACACGATGGAGCCGGGACCGCCGGCGGACCTGATCTCGGCGGCCACCGCCTGGCTCATGAAGAACATCGTCTCGAGGTTGGCCGTGAACAACTCCCGCCAGTCGGATCGGCTGACCCGGGTCGCCGGCATCCACGTCGACGGCGCCGCACCGCCGGCCACGTTGACCAACCCGTACGGCCGGCCCTCGGCACGGCGTACCGCATCGAGAGCGGTCGCGATGCCGTCGTCGGTCGACACGTCGGCCGCCACCGGAACGACCGGCAGACCTTCGGCCACCAGGGGTCCGATGTGGTGGTCGAGGTTGTCCGCCGACCGGCTGACCGCGATGACGGTGGCCCCGGCACCGGCCACCATCCTGGTAACGGTCGTGCCGATTCCGCCGCCGCCGGCGCCCGACACCACCACGATGCGGCCGTCGAGGCTCAGAAGATCAGCCATAACTCGCTTTCGCACGCTATTAGTCCGGACAATTAACGCCGCTCTACTAGATTGAGAACATGATTCCGCAGCGGTTATATCGCCGTCAAGGGGTGGTTTTGATCAGTCCAGCACTATTGTCTGGACTAAATCTGGTTGATACCGTCGCTCCGTGACGACGTCGCTGCAGGACAGCCGCTTGGCCGCTGCCGATCCCCCGCTCGTCTCCGAGGGGTGGACGATCCGACGGATCACCCCGCCGAGTCGGTTGTTCGGCGCCAACGGTCTGCGGACGGGCCCAGACGGCCGCATCTACATCGCGCAGGTCAGCGGCAGCCAGATCAGCGCTCTGGACATCGCGTCCGGACGCATCGAGGCCATCAGCCCCAAAGGCAGCGACATCGTCGCTCCGGACGACCTGGTCTTCGACGACGCGGGCAACATCTACGCCACCGAGGTGCTCAACGGCCGGGTCGCCGTCCTCGACGCAGGAGGCCACAGCCGGGTCCTGCGCGCGGACATGCCGGTCGCCAACGGCATCACCATGTACCGCGGACGGTTGTTCGTCGGCGAGTGCCGGCCCGGCGGGCGCATCCTCGAACTGGATCTGGCCGGCGGGGAACCACGCGTCCTGCTCGAGGACGTCCCGATGGCCAACGCCATGGAGGTGGGCCCCGACGGCCTGCTGTATTTCCCGGTGATGGGCGCCAACGAGATCTGGCGTATCGATCCCGACGCCCCCGCCGGGGCCCCCGAGGTCGTCGCCACCGAACTGGGTGTGCCCGATTCGGTGAAGTTCGACTCCGACGGATACCTCGTGTCCACCCAGGCGCACTCCGGACAGGTGCTGCGCATCGATCCGCGCACCGGTGCGAAGACCGTGCTGGCCGAGTTGCATCCCGGTCTGGACAACCTGACCTTCGCCGACGGTCGGCTGTTCGTCTCGAACTTCTCCGGCGAGATCACCGAGATCCTGGCGCCGGGCACGACGCGCCCGGTGCTGCCCGGCGGATTCAACTGGCCGCTGGATCTCACGGTCGCCCACGACGGCCGCGTGTACATCGCCGACGGGCCCTACCTGCACGTCGCGTCGGGCGACGGCACGGTGCGCCCGGTCGGCATGCTGTTCACGCCGGGATTCCCCGGCTACACGCGCGGCCTGGCAGCCTCGGGTGACGGTGAGTTCGTCGTCACGACCTCCAGTGGTCAGGTCGCGCGATTCTGGCCCGAGCGCGGTGAAAGCGACGTTCTCGCAGAGGGATTCGATCAGCTCTACGGTGTGGCGATCGCACCCGGTGGTGACGTGGTGTTCGTCGAGCAGGGCACCGGGCGGGTGCTGTCGGCTCGCTCCGGTCTCCTCGAGGTTCTGGCCACGGGCCTGGACACCCCGGTCGGGGTTGCCATCGCACCCGACGGCGCCGTCCTGGTCTCCGAATCGGGTGCCGGTCGCGTCGTCAGGCTCGGGGGGACGGCACCGCAGCCGGTGGTGGACGGACTGGGTTGCCCGCACGGCATTCTCGTCCTCGGCGAAGTGCTCTACGTGGTCGACGTGCAGGCCACGTCGCTGGTCGAGGTCGACCTGGCGAGCGGTGACCGGAACACCATCGCCACCGGCCTGCCGGTCGGTGCGCCGCCGGGAGTCACCCCCAAGCCGCTGCTGGGCATGCCCCCGTTCTCCGGGCCCCAAGGTCCGTTCACCGGTATCGCGGCCGGCCCGGACGGAACGATCTTCGTCTCGGCCGACGCCGAGGGCAGCGTGCTCGCGATTCGCCGGCGGAGCTGACATGTCCGAACCGGCCGCTGATCACCGCTACATCCAGCTCGCGCGCGTGCTCCGCAAGGAGATCGTCGACGGCGTGTACCCCGTCGGCTCGCAGCTGCCCACCGAACATGAACTCTGTCAACGGTTCTCGGTCAGCCGGTATACCGTTCGCGAGGCGCTACGCCGGCTGCGGGAGGACAATCTCGTCTCCTCGCGCCCGCGCGCAGGCACCATGGTCGTCCCACGGCCGTCCTCGCACGCCTATGTGCAGGACGTCGTGTCGATCAACGACCTGCTCGCCTTTGCCACGGGCGCCCGATTCGCGATCGAGTCGATCGCGACGGTCACCATCGACCGGGAGTTGGCCGCCCGGACCGGCCTGCCCGTCGGCGCGGAATGGCTTGCGGTGGTGGGATTCCGGCAGGTCGAGGGCTCCGATGCCCCGATCTGCCGAACCGAGTACTACATCAACCGGTCCTTCGCCGCCGTGGGCCGGATGCTGCAGAACCACACCGGACCGATCTTCCCGCTGCTCGAGGACCTCTTCGGCATCAGCATCGTCGAGGTGCGCCAGGAGATCGCCGCGGTGCAGATCTCACCCGAACTGGCCGCCACGCTCAAGGTCGCGCCCGCCACCCCCGCACTGCAGATGCAGCGGACCTACATCACGTCGGACTCGGAGATCGCCCAGGTCACCGTGAACACCCATCCGTCGTCCCGGTTCCGCCACTCGATGACGATGCGACGCGTGAAGGGCTGACAGTTGCGCACGGTGCCCACGGATTCCCAGCGAGCCACCGAGGCGTACGCCGGTGGACTCTGGGTCACCGGCACCCTCGCGGACTCGCTGCGCCAGGCCGCCGCGGTCACCCCGGAACGGGAGGTCCTCGTCGACGGACCGACCCGATTGGACTGCCGCACCCTGCACGAGCGCGCGGCCGCACTGGCTGCCGCCATGCTGGCGCGCATCCCGGTCGGCAGTGTGGTGTCCTTCATGCTGCCCAACTGGCACGAGGCAGCCATCGTCTACCACGCGGCGACGCTGGCAGGCATGGTGGTCAACCCCATCCTGCCGTCACTGCGCGACCACGAACTGAGCTTCATCCTGGCCGATGCCGATGTGCGGATGATCTTCGTTCCCGCCGAGTTCGGGGGCCACGACTACCCCGCGATGCTGGCCCGGGTGACCGCCGAGATGGCCGCTGCACCGCTGATCGTGGTGGTGCGCGGTCCGGCGCCGCCCGGTCAGACCGGCTTCGACGCGCTGTCCGGCCCCACACCCGTCGACTGGCCGGTGCTGGACGCCGACGCGGTGCGGATGATCCTCTACACCTCTGGCACCACCGGAAGACCCAAAGGTGTTCTGCACAGCCATAACTCGATCCACTCCCTGATCTGCCAGATCGGCCGCCACTGGCTCGTCGAAGCCGGCGACCGGTTCCTGGTGCCCTCCCCCATCGCCCACATCGGCGGCTCGATCTACGCCTTCGAATGCCCGATCCTGCTCGGCACCACCGCGGTGCTGATGGACCGCTGGAATGCCGATCGGGCCGTCGACCTGCTGGTCGCCGAGCGGTGCACGCACATGGCAGGCGCCACCCCGTTCCTCGAGCAGCTCCTGGCCGCCGCACGGCACAACGGCACCCGACTACCCGACCTGAAGGTGTTCATCTGTGGCGGTGCCTCGGTGTCACCGTCGCTGATCCGGAGTGCCGCAGACTATTTCGAGCGGGCCATCGTGACCCGGGTGTACGGCTCAACCGAGGTGCCGGTCACCACCGTCGGGTCGCCGGAGGATCCCGAACGGGCTGCCGACACCGACGGCCGCACCGGCATCGCGACCATCCGCATCGCCGAGCACGACGCAGCCCCGGACGGCGCGGGTGAGATTTGGGCCCGCGGGCCGCAGATGCTGGTGGGTTACCTGCACCCTGACGACGATGCCGACGCGTTCGACGCCGACGGCTACTTCCGCACCGGCGATCTGGGCCGGCTGCTCGACGACGGCTATCTCGTCGTCACCGGGCGGGCCAAGGACATCATCATCCGCAACGGCGAGAACATCGCCCCCAAGGAGGTCGAGGACGTGCTGATCGGCCATCCCGACGTTACCGAGGTCGCCATCGTCGGCCTTCCCGATCCGCGCACCGGGGAGCGCGCCTGCGCGGTGATCGTCAGCCGCGCAGCGCCCGGCCCGACCGTGGCCGAGCTGAGCGAGTTCCTGGCGGCGCACGGTGTGGCCAGGTTCAAGAGTCCCGAACACGTTGTCGTCTGGGACGCCCTGCCCAAGAACGACGCGGGCAAGGTTCTCAAACATCGGATCCGAGCAAGGTTGGTGGACTCCCATGAGTGACATGCCCGTAGCGATCGTGACCGGCGCCAGCAGCGGAATCGGGTTCGGCTGCGCGACAAAGCTGGCCGAGTCCGGCATGGCCGTCGTGGGGACCGGCCGAGATGCCGACCGGCTCCACGGTCTGGCCGAGGCGATCGGCGATCCCGACCGGGTCGCCATCCTGGCGGTCGACCTCACCGATGACGACGCCCCGCGGCGGATCGTCGAGCTGGCCTTGTCACGGTGGGGCCGGATCGACGTCCTGGTCAACAACGCCGGAGTCGGTAGCCCGAAGCCGCTGCACGAGACCGACGACGAGACCTTGGACTACTTCCTCGGTGTGATGCTGCGCGCGCCGTTCCGGCTCGCCCGCGACGTGATCCCGCACATGCGGCCCGGCTCGGCCATCATCAACATCACCTCCACCTTCGCCGTCGTCGGCGGACTGCGTGGCGGCGCGTACTCCGCGGCCAAGGGCGGGCTGACGGCGCTGACCACCCACATCGCGTGTCAGTATGGGCCACAAGGGATTCGATGCAATGCGGTGGCCCCGGGCGTGACCGTCACCCCGATGGTCGAGCACCGCCTCGACGACGAGCGGTTCCGCAAGATCAACACCGAGATGACCCCGTACCCGCGACTCGGCCAGGTCGACGACATCGCGTCGACCGTCGCGTTCCTGTGCTCTCCCGGTGGCAGCTTCATCAACGGCCAGACCATCGTGGTCGACGGCGGCTGGAGTTCCACCAAGTATCTGTCGGAGTTCGCGCTGTCCTCGCAGTGGATCGCGCGTTGAACGTCTTCGCGACGCTGGACCAGGCCGCGGCCCGGTTCGGCGACAGCGGCGCGGTGTATCTGGGCGAACGCTGCCTGGTCACCTGGAACGAGTTGCGGGACAGGTCGTTACGGCTGGCCGCATCGCTGCGGCGCTCACATGAGCCGGGTACCCGCATCGCAGTCGCCAGCGAGAACCGGCCGGAGATCATCGAGTTGTTCTATGCGGTCTGGGCCGCCGAGTGCGTCGTCGTGCCGGTGAACTTCAAACTGCATCCGCGCGAGATGACACAGATCCTCGAGGACTCGGGCGCGGCGGCGGTGTTCGCCTCCCCCAAGATCGGGCCGAACCTGGCTGCCGCCGCACCGACCCCGGTGGAGATCATCGGCAGCGCCGAGTACGAATCCCGCGTGAGCACAGCGCCCGCCGCCGCGCCGTCCACCGACCCCGCGGAGCTGGCCTGGCTGTTCTACACCAGCGGAACCACCGGACGTTCCAAGGGCGCCATGCTGTCCCATCGCAACCTGACCGCGATGACCGTCGCGCACCTGGCCGATATGGACAGCCCCGACGACACCTGCAGCCTGGTGCATGCGGCCCCGATGTCGCACGGTTCAGGCCTCTACATCGCGCCGTATGTGCTGCGCGGCGCCCGTCAGGTTCTGCCGGCCTCCGGGGCGTTCGATCCCGGGGAGTTCCTGGCTCTGTGCGCACACCACCCCGGATCGAGTGCCTTCTTGGCGCCCACGATGATTCAGCGACTCGTCGAGACCGGCCGCGACAGGCCGCCGAACCTGCGCACCATCGTCTACGGCGGCGGACCGATGTACGTCGAGAGCCTCAAGAAGGCGATGGCGGCGTTCGGGCCGATCTTCGCCCAGATCTACGGGCAGGGCGAGGCACCGATGACGATCACCGGCCTGCGCCGAGCCGACCACGACTCCCCCGACGACGCGGTGCTTGGCTCGGTCGGCTACCCGCGCTCCGGGGTCGAGGTCCGGGTGCTCGGCCCCGACGGCGCCACGGCACCCACCGGCGACATCGGTGAAATCGTCTGCCGCGGAGACGTTGTCATGTCGGGCTACTGGAACAACCCGGCAGCCACCCGTGCGACCGTGCGTGACGGCTGGCTCTACACCGGCGACATGGGTTCACTCGATGCGCGCGGATATTTGACGTTGCGAGACCGCTCCAAGGACGTCGTGATCTCCGGTGGCAGCAACATCTACCCGCGAGAGGTCGAAGAGGCGCTGCTGGAACATGCCGAGGTGACACAGGCCGCCGTGGTCGGCGCACCCGATCCGGAGTGGGGCGAGATCGTGGTCGCCTTCGTCGTCGGCACGGCCCCCGAGGCGGCACTGGACGCACACCTGCTGGAGCGCATCGCCCGCTTCAAACGTCCCAAGCGCTACCTGTTCGTCGAGGACCTACCGAAGAACAGCTACGGCAAGGTGCTCAAACGCGAGTTGCGTGCCCGGCTCGGGTAACGACATTCTCGCCTGCATAGAATGCCGGTATGTCCCAGGATTACCGCTTCGTCACCTATGAAGAACTCGACGAGGGCCGCATTGCCCGCATCATGCTCAACCGCCCCGACGCCCGCAATGCCCAGAACCGAGGCCTGCTCGTCGAGTTGAACGAGGCGTTCCTGCGCGCCGAGGCTGACGATCAGGTTCGCGTCGTCATCCTCGGTGGCCTCGGGCCGATGTTCTCCTCGGGCCATGACCTCGGTTCGGCGGTCTCGCGCGCCGAATACACCCCCGGACCTGATCAGCACCCCAGCTACCAGGTCAACGGCGGCACCAGGGAGGGCGCCGAGAAGTTGATGCTGCAGGAGTGGCATCACTTCTTCTCCAACACGCGGCGGTGGCGCGATCTGCGCAAGATCACCGTCGCCCAGGTGCACGGCGACGTCTACGCCGCCGCACTGATGCTGATGTGGGCCTGTGACCTGATCGTGGCCGCCGAGAACACCCGGTTCGCCGACGTTGTGGGCACCCGGCTGGGCATGTGCGGGGTGGAGTACTTCGCGCATCCGTGGGAGTTCGGACCCCGCAAGACCAAGGAACTCATGCTCACCGGCGACGCGCTGACCGTCGACGAGGCCTATCAGCTCGGCATGGTGTCGAAAGTGTTCCCCGAAGACGAACTCGCCGAGAAGACACTGCAGTTCGCCCGCCGCATCGCCGAGGTCCCGACCGTGGCCGCCCTACTGGCCAAGGAGGCGGTGAACCAGACCGTCGACAACATGGGGTTCCACAACGCGCTCAACGCCTGTTTCACGCTGCACCAGCTCAACCATTCGCACTGGGCACAGGTGCACGAGAACGGATTCCCGGTTGCCCTGGAAGAAGACGGCATTCCGAACTGGCGCAACGCACCACCGATTGTGCCGGCGGTCAAGGACCAGGTCCGCGCCCAGGACTGACCGGGCTAGCCCCGGCGCACTGTCACAGGTAACGGCAGCACGTCGGGTTCGACCTTCTTGATCGATAAAGAGATATCGGGATCGTCACGCTGATGGCGAAATCCCCTGGTCAGCGCAACCGGAATTGACAGCGCCGCGATTGCCGTACATACGCATCGCTAACACGCGAACGACTCCGAGCAGGGTCGACAATCATTTGTAGGCAACATAATTCGTCGAATACGCAAAATCAGGCCAGCCGATTGCGTTCGTATTGCTCGCGTTTTTTGCGCTGTGCGCCATAGGTTTTCGTGAAACGTGATGGAAACCACAGGTTTTGGCGAGATCAAATTTGTGTTGTTACGTTCGATCGCATGTATCAGATTGCGACCGCGTCGTTGCTGGCCCTGATCAATCAGGTAGCCGGCACGCCGTACATCCCTGGCGGTGACAGTCCCGCCGGCACCGATTGCTCGGGGCTGGCCTCGTGGGTGTCCAACGTGGCCACCGGACGGCCCGCCTTCGGCAGCCGCTTCCACACCGCAAACGAAGAATCCGCTCTGCTCGCCCGTGGGTTCCACTACGGCACCGCACCCAACTCTCTGGTGATCGGCTGGAACGGCGGCCACACCGCTGTCACGCTGCCCGACGGCACTCCGGTGTCCAGCGGCGAAGGCGGCGGCGTGCGCGTCGGTGGTGGAGGTGCCTACCAGAGGCAGTTCACCCATCACATGTATCTGCCGATGCCGGCCCAGGAAATGCAGACCGACCCCGCAGCACCGCCCGCACCGGATGCCCCGGTCGTCGTCGTCGACGTCGCCAACCCTGAGCCGCCGGCGCAGGCCCCCGCGCCCGATGCGCCGCTGCCTCCGCCGCCGGCCGAGGTGCTACCGCCCGCGCCCGGTGTCGTGCCTGTCGCCGACGTCGTCCCGCTGCCGGGTGATCCCGCCGGGATGCCCGCCTGACCCCACCGCTGGGAAGCCCTGCTGGCTGAGCAGCTTCGCGCCCGCCTCGCGGGCCGCGGCTGGACGGGCCAGCACCACTGTGACGACCAGCGTGAGCGCGCCGATGGCCAAGCCTGGTCCCCACAGCGCCGAGCCGGTCGGCAACGGTACGACGTTGCGGTACAGCGTGTATCCCAGCAGCGCCAACCCCAGCACCGGGATCACCACCTCCCACCTGCCGACCTCGCCGCGGTTTGAGAAGAACAGCAGACGAAGGGCTCCCAGCGTGGCCAGCGCGTAGGCCACCAACAGGATGAGCGTGCCCGCGGTTGCCGAGATCGTGAACACGTCGAACGGCGCCGCGTGCAGGACCGCCCACCCGAGTCCCTGGATGCATGCCACCAGCACGACGCCGGCCGTCGCCGCCCGATGCGGCGTGTTCCGGGACCGGTGGACGGTCGCCAGCGCGGCGGGACCCATTCCGTCGCGGCTCAGCGCGAAGATCAACCGGGATGCGCCCACGACACTGGCCAGGCAGCAGGCCGCAGCGCTGAAGGTGGCGCCGACGACGATCACGTAGGACAGCCACGGCGCGACGTACTGCTCGGACAGATCGCCCATCAGCGCTTCGGATTTCGTGAAGGCCGCAACACCTTGCGCGTCGGTGCCGAACGCCATCATCTCGATGGCGGTGACGACGACGAAGAAGACGCCACCGAACAGGGCGGTGCCGAGGATGGCTCGAGGGATGTTGCGGCGCGGTTCGCGGGTCTCCTCGCCGAGTGTCGCCGCCGCCTCGAAACCGGCAAAGGACAAGAACCCGAACACGATTCCGAGGAACACCGTCGATACCGATGTCCCGGGCGACACGCTGAACACCGAGAAGTCGACTCGCTGCCCCGCGGGGGCACGCCCGGTGATCAGCTTGCCCAGTGCGATCGCGGCGACCACCAGGATCAGGGCAATGGTCACCCCTTCGACAGCCAGCAGCAGCGCCGTCCCGCGCTTGATGTCGCGGACCGCCAGCAACCAGACACCGGCCAGCACCAGCCAGGCGAACAGGAATGCTGCCCAACCCGGTATTACATTGGGCCCGAGAACTTTTCGGGCCAGATCGGTCAGGAAGATGCCGGCCGCGGTGGATGTCACAGCACCGTAGAAGATGTAGGTCCCGGCATTGAGCCATCCCGCGACACTGCCGCTGCGCGGTCCCAGCGTCACACCGACGAAGGCATACACACTGCCCGCGTGGCTGAATCGTGCCGACAGCCTGACGAATGTGTGGGCTATCAGCAGGACACCGACGGTCGCCATGAGGAATGCCAGCGGTACGGCACGACCGACGGCGGCGGCGGTGCCTTGCGGATTGATGTTGATGGCCATCGACGGGGCCATCAGCGCCACCGAAACCCCGACGGCGGACCACACGTTGAGCGTGCGCCGCAAGGTCGGGCCCGCCTCGCGGTCATGTCCGGCAGCCATGGATGAACAGGGTAGGCCAGCGCACGCCGTCTCAGGGGTTGATCGTGTTCTCCCCTACCTGCCGGCCCCAGACGTATTCGGTGAGAAGCGGCTGACCCAGTTCGAAGTGGTTGTAGGGCGCGATCGATGCGCCGTCGTCGACCACCAGATACGGTGCGGGCCAGAAGTTCCGGTCGATCTTCTGCCAACACCCCGGCGCACCGCCCGGGCCGCCCCGGCCGTTGGTGCGCGGCAGGTTGTCGGGGTACACGTAGGGGTTTGCGGCGCCGAGGATCTCGGTGACCGTGTTCAGCGAGTATCCGTTGCCGCCGAACGCCGCCAGGGCGGCCGGCGACGCCTCGGCAATGTTGCGGATCGCGCAGAAGATCTCCGGGCTGTACTTGTCCAGCAGACGGGTGCTCGGCACCAGGTCGGATGCGGCACGCACCAGGTAGGGACTACTCCGTTCGAAGACGTCGGCGCCGGTATTGCCGAATCCGATGCTGGCCAGCAGCGCCGCGTCGATGTCCTTCTGCTGGCTGTTGAGCGAGTCCGCGGTGGTCAGGGCGTTCTCCAGGCCGTCCCACAGCTGCGGACTGGCCTTGGCATAGACGTCGGCGAGGTCGGCGAAGCGCTGGATGTCGTAGCGGATCTGTGGCATTTGCGGGTTGATGTCGTCGAGGACCGCATTGCCGTTGACGATGGATCGGCCGAACTTCTTGCCCAGTCCGTCGAGCGCTTCAGCGGTGGCCGACAGGGTCAGGTTGAGCTGGATCGGGTCCACTTTCTCGGCGATCGAGGTGACGGTCTCGAACAGCGTGTTGAACTCGGTGGTGACCGAGGAGGCGTCGATGACGTCGGTGCCGCGGATGCGGGCGGGCGTCGGGTGCTCGGGAGCCGTCAGTGCCACGTATTTGTTGCCGAACACCGTGCTCGCCTTGATATCGGCGTGCACGTTGGCCGGGATCGCCGCCAGATAGTGCGAATCGACGTCGAGGGTCACCCGCGCGGCCGACTTTCCGCCGCGGTCGGTCGACGACACCGTGGCGACCCGGCCGATCACCACTCCGTTGTAGGTGACCTTCGACCCGGGCTCCATCACCAGACCAGCGCGGTCGGACACCATGGTCAAGGTGGTCTTCGGGGACAGGTCTCCGCGGAACTGCAGGTAGATCAGCGCCAACACCACAGCACAGACGACCAGCGTCACCAGACCGGCCGTCTTGAGTGGGGGGCGATTCATCGCAGGGCCCGCCGAGTGCGACCGCCGTACATCCCGCCTCCTTCCCCGACCCGAAGCGAATGGC
Encoded here:
- a CDS encoding MCE family protein, with amino-acid sequence MNRPPLKTAGLVTLVVCAVVLALIYLQFRGDLSPKTTLTMVSDRAGLVMEPGSKVTYNGVVIGRVATVSSTDRGGKSAARVTLDVDSHYLAAIPANVHADIKASTVFGNKYVALTAPEHPTPARIRGTDVIDASSVTTEFNTLFETVTSIAEKVDPIQLNLTLSATAEALDGLGKKFGRSIVNGNAVLDDINPQMPQIRYDIQRFADLADVYAKASPQLWDGLENALTTADSLNSQQKDIDAALLASIGFGNTGADVFERSSPYLVRAASDLVPSTRLLDKYSPEIFCAIRNIAEASPAALAAFGGNGYSLNTVTEILGAANPYVYPDNLPRTNGRGGPGGAPGCWQKIDRNFWPAPYLVVDDGASIAPYNHFELGQPLLTEYVWGRQVGENTINP